A portion of the Parasteatoda tepidariorum isolate YZ-2023 chromosome 5, CAS_Ptep_4.0, whole genome shotgun sequence genome contains these proteins:
- the LOC139425687 gene encoding uncharacterized protein (The sequence of the model RefSeq protein was modified relative to this genomic sequence to represent the inferred CDS: added 10 bases not found in genome assembly), whose product MEEREDHSGKRKRHGDTVSKTLKMDSTQDDDFVNYFSEPPSLQHISAVSIAIRLWMEPEIKKEIITSYLSDIDVSEILEERILCKLSSIYLPASLKTEVSYVVRPIMLQLLKEFNSYCTCTGYHKNLCEYMKGGTIHWTVEGTVDIMKSLMELFDKENSDNDICHLYEAACFYCLEKYIPVLWKKVPAEMKSQFRIGRIGDVYKHHMVIYWTSVFENSLDCFLNKVIRIDYENIYDHNLGIDLNMITCSIRIGSKFALKYFWKKLGEQEKIANLDKWLLQATPGIRRIQNSVCQKYDESLDVLCFLLSRISDKLSLAEYFQNHSHVLMVLFESWPFQRIFLPTVLELLDYLHDEVYVSIMKDIGSTVSEEGIERKIFQKIWNASPSSLKRSFLQKKVTCAEVILNFLELKNLSLSLMLLNDASEEEVKQIICYLFGWHKFCYFLYSNELNLLCTLLSETTLPPECNLYTFRCDFEDGIQTSEWYNEWHICHEWLKKGNFQTVEMFLKWAFQSADEVQDFKKNKLDPYIMYVTFIVMRNYELLERFLNWYFDNDAEIQQFKKDFLHDDNNSHFKFLLCELRTKPSTARDALEKFVSYCSPSPEEINELKCICHNYVETILQKRCYEFATVLLNWSLNSMDDVKRYKNDFVLSEKGIKKFIFLKKLRTTDMDWKNMEDLIKWSLPLSKETIAELKSLIQTREPFYPCESGSNLKVIALLDSVTEY is encoded by the coding sequence GGGAGGACCATAGTGGAAAAAGAAAGAGACACGGAGACACAGTTAGCAAGACTTTGAAAATGGATTCAACTCAAGATGATGattttgtaaactatttttcCGAACCTCCTTCCCTGCAGCACATTTCAGCAGTATCCATCGCAATAAGATTGTGGATGGAGCctgaaattaagaaagaaattatcaCTTCTTACTTATCTGATATAGATGTGTCTGAAATATTAGAAGAGAGAATTCTATGTAAGCTGTCCAGTATTTACTTGCCTGCATCTCTGAAGACGGAAGTCTCGTATGTTGTCCGACCAATAATGTTGCAGCTGTTGAAAGAGTTCAACAGTTACTGTACATGCACAGGATATCATAAGAATCTTTGCGAATACATGAAAGGCGGTACAATTCACTGGACAGTGGAAGGAACGGTTGACATTATGAAATCCCTTATGGAACTTTTTGACAAAGAAAATTCAGATAACGATATCTGCCACTTGTATGAAGCAGCCTGTTTCTACTGTTTGGAAAAGTATATACCAGTTTTATGGAAGAAAGTTCCTGCGGAGATGAAAAGCCAATTTAGAATTGGCAGGATTGGTGATGTGTACAAACATCATATGGTTATATATTGGACTTCTGTTTTTGAGAACAGTTTggattgttttctaaataaagttaTACGCATAGACTATGAAAACATCTACGATCATAACCTTGGTATTGATCTAAATATGATAACTTGTTCAATTCGTATTGGCAGCAAATTTGCTTTGAAATACTTCTGGAAAAAGCTGGGAGAGCAAGAGAAAATTGCCAATCTGGACAAGTGGCTCTTGCAAGCCACTCCAGGTATCAGGCGTATACAAAATTCAGTGTGTCAAAAATATGATGAATCTCTTGATGTTCTATGTTTTTTGTTATCTCGCATAAGTGATAAACTTAGTCTAGCAGAGTACTTTCAGAATCATTCTCATGTACTAATGGTTTTGTTTGAAAGCTGGCCTTTTCAAAGAATATTCTTGCCCACTGTTTTAGAGTTATTAGATTATCTTCATGACGAAGTTTATGTATCTATAATGAAGGATATTGGCTCTACAGTGAGTGAGGAAGGaatcgaaagaaaaattttccaaaaaatttggAATGCCAGCCCATCTAGTCTGAAACgatcatttttgcaaaaaaaagtcaCTTGCGCCGAagtcatattaaattttctggaacttaaaaatttaagcttgTCTCTTATGTTATTGAATGATGCTTCCGAAGAAGAGGTGAAGCAAATAATTTGCTATTTGTTTGGATGGcacaaattttgttatttcctTTATTCAAATGAGTTAAATTTGCTTTGCACTTTATTGTCAGAAACTACTTTGCCACCTGAGTGTAATCTATATACCTTCCGTTGTGATTTTGAAGATGGAATTCAAACAAGTGAATGGTATAATGAATGGCATATTTGTCATGAATGGCTAAAAAAAGGTAACTTTCAAACagtagaaatgtttttaaagtggGCATTTCAATCTGCTGACGAAGTacaagattttaagaaaaataaattggatcCATACATTATGTATGTTACATTTATAGTTATGCGCAATTATGAgcttttagaaagatttttaaattggtacTTTGATAACGACGCAGAAATTCAACAATTCAAAAAGGACTTTCTTCATGACGATAATAATTCACATTTCAAGTTCTTATTATGTGAGTTGCGTACTAAACCAAGTACAGCGAGGGATGCATTAGAGAAATTTGTAAGTTACTGCTCTCCTTCACCTGAGGAGATAAATGAACTTAAATGTATTTGTCATAACTATGTGGAgactattttacaaaaacgatGTTATGAATTTGCCACGGTGCTCTTGAATTGGTCTCTCAATAGCATGGATGATGTGAAACgttacaaaaatgattttgtacTCTCtgaaaaaggaatcaaaaagtttatatttttaaaaaaactgcgcACTACTGATATGGACTGGAAAAATATGGAAGATCTCATAAAATGGTCATTGCCATTATCGAAAGAGACAATAGCAGAATTAAAGTCATTGATTCAAACGCGAGAGCCTTTTTATCCTTGTGAATCTGGATCAAATCTTAAAGTGATAGCTTTACTGGATAGTGTAACTGAGTATTAA
- the LOC107454797 gene encoding uncharacterized protein codes for MEESDDNESEKGSILLSKMVGTDSIQSEGLNFISGPPTLQSIAVVHITIRLWTEEDVMEILLQGYGYSKLEERVLDKLNKSSIPHLFQSEISKHIRPIGQQLLKWFDDKNQEYCSLRDLRIMNGRIHWTMDGTIDKVKTLEELITNDYPNKPFCCLYCLACKYCLEEYIFDLWEMLSSKSQKEIESIFIDSEYENDLIAYWTFIATNELSGLLEMFEMNSGNIYHRYFNLNENMISWSIFVGNPFALKYFWRKLTEEEKNARIYMWLKMAGEKCNKSYWAPLKYNYLDYNSYTENFYFLLFQVRDQDMQKKYLRNNVYKVLNPLFRSWPFQKFFVSTTVLFMDHMNGDEYLSVLRDIIEEMETEKSTRKIFSEIWSSTPPKLKCIFLEENVLYLNQKFPIVSSLVRVILKFLKIGDPYNALRLVKDASTTKKKWITSSVTRSGDFYNYVYNKNDLSLLDILFKALLPPNMDLQSFKEGIAFSYTQLGICMEWRSMGDVQAVDVFLAWAFQSEKEIQDFKQKYVDSFHGTYSIAKQVHDVYNLRFETGAEIIRFRTQLLCRRE; via the exons ATGGAAGAAA GTGATGATAACGAAAGCGAAAAAGGTAGTATTTTGTTATCCAAGATGGTGGGGACCGATTCAATTCAAAGTGAAGGTTTGAACTTTATATCTGGACCTCCTACTTTGCAAAGCATCGCTGTCGTGCACATTACCATCAGGCTATGGACAGAAGAGGACGTGATGGAGATACTTCTTCAGGGCTATGGTTATAGCAAGTTAGAGGAAAGAGTGTTAgataaattgaacaaaagttCAATTCCTCATTTATTCCAATCCGAAATCTCAAAACACATTCGACCTATAGGACAGCAATTGTTGAAATGGTTTGATGACAAAAATCAAGAATACTGCTCACTTCGGGATCTTCGTATAATGAATGGTAGAATTCATTGGACCATGGATGGGACAATTGATAAGGTCAAAACGCTTGAAGAACTTATTACAAATGATTATCCGAATAAACCTTTCTGCTGCTTGTATTGTTTAGCGTGCAAGTACTGCttagaagaatatatttttgatttatgggAAATGCTGTCTTCTAAAAGCCAAAAAGAAATTGAGTCTATCTTCATAGACAGCGAgtatgaaaatgatttaattgcTTACTGGACTTTTATTGCGACCAACGAGTTGTCTGGACTGTTGGAAATGTTTGAGATGAATTCGGGCAATATATACCACCGGTACTTTAACcttaatgaaaatatgatttCGTGGTCAATATTTGTTGGTAATCCATTCGCTCTCAAATATTTTTGGCGTAAGTTGACAGAAGAGGAGAAGAACGCGAGGATTTACATGTGGCTTAAAATGGCAGgtgaaaaatgtaacaaatcaTATTGGGCACCTTTGAAATACAATTACCTAGACTATAATTCATACacggaaaatttttattttttgttgtttcaagTAAGAGACCAggacatgcaaaaaaaatatttgcgaaaTAATGTGTACAAAGTATTGAATCCACTCTTCAGAAGTTGGccgtttcagaaattttttgtatCTACAACAGTGCTTTTTATGGATCACATGAATGGAGACGAGTATTTAAGCGTACTCAGAGACATTATAGAGGAAATGGAAACGGAAAAATCTACACGGAAAATATTCAGTGAAATCTGGAGTTCTACTCCGCCGAAGTTGaagtgtatatttttagaagagaACGTTTTATATCTCAATCAAAAGTTTCCAATTGTTTCCTCGCTTGTAAGAGTGATAttgaaattccttaaaattggTGACCCGTATAATGCCCTCAGGTTGGTAAAGGATGCATCCACCACAAAGAAGAAATGGATAACTTCTTCTGTAACCCGAAGTGGTGATTTCTACAACTACGTTTATAACAAGAATGACCTGTCATTGCttgacattttgtttaaagcATTATTGCCTCCAAACATGGATCTGCAATCATTCAAAGAAGGAATAGCCTTCAGTTATACACAATTGGGCATTTGTATGGAATGGAGAAGTATGGGTGATGTTCAAGCAGTGGATGTATTTCTTGCATGGGCCTTccaatctgaaaaagaaatacagGATTTCAAGCAAAAGTACGTAGATTCGTTCCACGGGACTTACTCAATTGCTAAACAAGTTCATGATGTTTATAACTTGCGTTTTGAAACAGGGGCAGAAATAATTAGATTCAGAACTCAACTTTTGTGCAGAAGAGAGTAG